Proteins encoded by one window of Corvus cornix cornix isolate S_Up_H32 chromosome 27, ASM73873v5, whole genome shotgun sequence:
- the LOC120411321 gene encoding LOW QUALITY PROTEIN: protein-arginine deiminase type-1-like (The sequence of the model RefSeq protein was modified relative to this genomic sequence to represent the inferred CDS: deleted 2 bases in 2 codons), protein MAPRHVVEMSTSHATHGVCVRGTELFLDTRRSTPRGAASFDVHATPAVTVHMIHSPATKPTADSRWPLDRDIEVVVTIDSTSRTIDDNQVKISYYNREGNELAVAWLYLTCVDVSLDVDVSRSGRVKSKGKDKAKWTWGPDGQGAVLLVNCDRDSPGAGGTDSGQADIRTPADLQDMSVMLLRTQGPSAVFAEYQVVLHVPETDADKVRVFHATRGDSHPHYKPVLGPDKLSYVLDRAGLGDSTFYVEGLAFPDRGFSGLVSFSASLLEVPHKDSPGTPIFTDTVVFRVAPWIMTPNTQQPLEVFVCSIKQGSDSNEAFMEGLRALLRKANCKLTVCSEQDTRSDRWIQDELEFGYVEAPHKTFPVVFDSPRNRGLKDFAFKKILGPDFGYVTREPPGKSVTSLDSFGNLDVSPPVTVRGKEYPLGRILIGSPLPWASGRRMSKAVRDFLYAQQVQAPLEVYSEWLTVGHVEEFLTFVPAFDRKGFRLLLASPNACYQLFREKQRQGHGEATQFIGLKGTEKKSIDEILADESLRSDNRHVQRCIDWNRELLKQELGLSEQDIIDIPQLFVLTGSRADALFPDMVNMLVLGRHLGIPKPFGPAVGGRCCLEQRVRELLEPLGLSCTFIDDFFSYHVLAGDVHCGTNVRRKPFAFKWWHVVP, encoded by the exons ATGGCCCCGCGACACGTCGTGGAGATGTCCACCAGCCACGCCACCCACGGCGTCTGCGTGCGGGGCACCGAGCTCTTCCTGGACACGCGCCG GTCCACCCCCAGGGGTGCGGCGTCCTTTGACGTGCACGCCACGCCGGCGGTGACGGTGCACATGATCCACAGCCCCGCCACAAAGCCCACGGCCGACTCCAGGTGGCCCCTGGATCGCGACATCGAGGTGGTGGTGACCATCGACAGCACCAGCAGGACCATCGACGACAACCAG GTGAAGATTTCCTACTACAACCGGGAGGGCAACGAGCTGGCGGTGGCTTGGCTGTACCTCACCTGTGTCG ACGTGTCCCTGGACGTGGACGTGAGCCGGAGTGGCCGAGTGAAGAGCAAAGGCAAGGACAAG GCCAAGTGGACGTGGGGCCCGGATGGACAAGGGGCCGTGCTGTTGGTCAACTGTGACCGGGACAGCCCCGGCGCGGGGGGCACGGACAGCGGCCAGGCGGACATACGGACGCCGGCAG ACCTGCAGGACATGTCCGTGATGCTGCTGCGGACCCAGGGGCCCAGCGCCGTCTTTGCCGAGTACCAGGTGGTGCTGCACGTCCCCGAGACCGACGCGGACAAAGTGCGGGTTTTCCACGCCACCC GCGGTGACTCCCACCCGCACTACAAGCCCGTGCTGGGGCCGGACAAGCTCTCCTACGTGCTGGACCGCGCCGGCCTCGGGGACAGCACCTTCTACGTGGAGGGGCTGGCGTTCCCCGACAGGGGCTTCTCCGGCCTCGTGTCCTTCAGCGCCAGCTTGCTGGAGGTGCCCCACAAG GATTCCCCGGGCACGCCGATCTTCACGGACACCGTGGTTTTCCGCGTGGCGCCCTGGATCATGACGCCCAAcacccagcagcctctggaggtGTTTGTGTGCAG CATCAAGCAGGGCTCGGACTCCAACGAGGCCTTCATGGAGGGGCTGCGGGCGCTGCTGAGGAAAGCCAACTGC AAACTGACCGTGTGCTCGGAGCAGGACACCCGCAGCGACCGCTGGATCCAG GATGAGCTGGAGTTCGGCTACGTGGAAGCTCCTCACAAGACCTTCCCCGTGGTCTTCGACTCTCCCCGGAACAGAGGCCTGAAGGATTTTGCTTTCAAGAAGATCCTG GGCCCGGATTTCGGCTACGTGACCCGGGAGCCCCCCGGGAAGAGCGTGACCAGCCTGGATTCCTTCGGGAACCTGGACGTGAGCCCGCCGGTGACGGTGCGGGGCAAGGAGTACCCGCTGGGACGGATCCTGATCggcagccccctgccctg GGCGTCCGGCCGCAGGATGTCCAAGGCCGTGCGGGATTTCCTGTACGCGCAGCAGGTGCAGGCGCCGCTGGAGGTGTACTCGGAGTGGCTGACCGTGGGCCACGTGGAA GAGTTCCTCACCTTCGTCCCTGCCTTCGACAGGA AGGGATTCCGGCTGCTCCTGGCCAGCCCCAACGCCTGCTACCAACTCTTCAGGGAGAAGCAGCGCCAGGGCCACGGGGAAGCCACGCAGTTCATCG GGTTGAAGGGCACCGAGAAGAAGAGCATCGACGAGATCCTGGCGGATGAGTCCCTGCGGAGCGACAACCGGCACGTGCAG CGCTGCATCGACTGGAACCGCGAGCTGctgaagcaggagctggggctgagcgAGCAGGACATCATCGACATCCCGCAGCTCTTCGTGCTCACGGGCTCCCGCGCCGACGCTCTGTTCCCGGACATG GTGAACATGCTGGTGCTGGGCCGCCACCTGGGCATCCCCAAGCCCTTCGGGCCGGCGGTGGGCGGGCggtgctgcctggagcagcgcgtgcgggagctgctggagcccctgGGCCTCTCCTGCACCTTCATCGACGACTTCTTCTCCTACCACGTGCTGGCGGGGGACGTTCACTGCGGCACCAACGTGCGCCGCAAGCCCTTCGCCTTCAAGTGGTGGCACGTGGTGCCCTGA